From Pseudonocardia autotrophica, one genomic window encodes:
- the nrdR gene encoding transcriptional regulator NrdR, giving the protein MRCPFCRHPDSRVIDSRTADDGTCTRRRRSCTACGRRFTTVEETVLAVVKRSGVSEPFSRQKVVSGVRRACQGRPVDEDDLQQLAHRVEETVRARGAAEIPSHEVGLAILGPLRELDEVAYLRFASVYRSFSSIEDFEKEIADLRSAAAGEAADDGAGNRDG; this is encoded by the coding sequence GTGCGTTGCCCGTTCTGCCGCCACCCGGATTCCCGGGTGATCGACTCCCGGACCGCCGACGACGGGACCTGCACCCGCCGCCGCCGGTCCTGCACCGCCTGCGGGCGCCGGTTCACCACGGTCGAGGAGACCGTGCTCGCCGTCGTCAAGCGCAGCGGGGTGAGCGAACCCTTCAGCCGGCAGAAGGTGGTCAGCGGGGTTCGACGGGCGTGTCAGGGCCGGCCGGTCGACGAGGACGACCTGCAGCAGCTCGCCCACCGGGTCGAGGAGACTGTGCGCGCCCGTGGGGCTGCCGAGATTCCCAGCCACGAGGTGGGGCTGGCGATCCTCGGGCCGCTGCGCGAGCTCGACGAGGTCGCGTACCTGCGGTTCGCGAGCGTCTACCGATCCTTCTCCTCGATCGAGGACTTCGAGAAGGAGATCGCCGACCTCCGTTCGGCGGCTGCCGGGGAAGCAGCCGACGACGGAGCCGGCAACCGGGACGGCTGA
- a CDS encoding vitamin B12-dependent ribonucleotide reductase yields MTDTVGGPATDTGSSTAQNTAHNTAQDGEAPGKARGRAKAGARRRSGLAVQRVFTTEGVHPYEQVEWERRDVVMTNWRDGTINFEQRGVEFPRAWSVNATNIVTSKYFRGAVGSETRESSLRQLIDRVVGTYRRAGVEHGYFATEADAEIFDHELTWMLLHQVFSFNSPVWFNVGTASPQQVSACFILSVDDTMESILNWYREEGLIFKGGSGAGLNLSRIRSSKELLSSGGTASGPVSFMRGADASAGTIKSGGATRRAAKMVVLDVDHPDIEEFVETKAKEEAKVRVLRDAGFDMDLGGSDITSVQYQNANNSVRVTDEFMRAVEEGTDFGLRARMTGEIIDRTDARKLFRGIAEAAWNCADPGIQYDGTINDWHTTPESGRISASNPCSEYMHLDNSSCNLASLNLLKFLDADDRFDAETFAKAVELIITAMDISICFADFPTDPIADTTRRFRQLGIGYANLGALLMATGHAYDSEGGRALAGAITSLMTGAAYKRSAELAGVVGPYEGYARNAQAHQRVVRKHAAANDGIRSFPASNPVQQLASQTWKQCQEIGEANGWRNAQASVLAPTGTIGLMMDCDTTGIEPDLALVKFKKLVGGGSMQIVNQSVRRALDNLGYQAEQAEAIVEYVAEHGHVIDAPGMKPEHYEVFDCAMGDRTIAPMGHVRMMAAAQPFLSGAISKTVNMPERATVEDVERIYLEGWRLGLKALAIYRDNCKVGQPLSAGKGGDKKASGDTAEVEKVTVVEQRPIRKRLPKKRPSETVSFTVGGAEGYLTAGSYPDDGLGEIFVKLGKQGSTLAGVMDAFSMSISVGLQYGIPLEFYVSKFSNLRFEPAGMTDDPDVRIATSVLDYLFRRLALDHLPYEKRVQLGIFSSDERSAQVESEYGSNGEKLDLDEFRSSVPTTVEKKDPAVEPAPAEVGSSTELLELRLGKAADAPLCMTCGTKMRPAGSCYLCEGCGSTSGCS; encoded by the coding sequence ATGACCGACACGGTCGGGGGCCCGGCGACAGACACCGGGAGCAGCACGGCTCAGAACACGGCGCACAACACGGCACAGGACGGCGAGGCGCCGGGCAAGGCGCGCGGCCGCGCGAAGGCCGGCGCCCGGCGGCGCTCCGGCCTCGCCGTGCAGCGGGTCTTCACGACCGAGGGTGTGCACCCGTACGAGCAGGTCGAGTGGGAGCGCCGGGACGTCGTCATGACGAACTGGCGCGACGGCACGATCAACTTCGAGCAGCGCGGCGTCGAGTTCCCGCGCGCCTGGTCGGTGAACGCCACCAACATCGTCACCAGCAAGTACTTCCGTGGTGCGGTGGGCAGCGAGACCCGCGAGTCGAGCCTGCGCCAGCTCATCGACCGGGTCGTCGGCACCTACCGGCGGGCCGGGGTCGAGCACGGCTACTTCGCCACCGAGGCCGACGCCGAGATCTTCGATCACGAGCTGACCTGGATGCTGCTGCACCAGGTGTTCAGCTTCAACTCACCGGTCTGGTTCAACGTGGGCACCGCGAGCCCGCAGCAGGTCAGCGCCTGCTTCATCCTCTCGGTCGACGACACGATGGAGTCGATCCTGAACTGGTACCGGGAGGAGGGCCTGATCTTCAAGGGCGGCTCCGGTGCCGGCCTGAACCTCTCCCGCATCCGCTCGTCGAAGGAGCTGCTGTCCTCCGGCGGCACCGCCTCCGGCCCGGTCTCCTTCATGCGTGGCGCGGACGCCTCCGCGGGCACCATCAAGTCGGGCGGCGCGACCCGCCGGGCCGCGAAGATGGTCGTCCTCGACGTCGACCACCCCGACATCGAGGAGTTCGTCGAGACCAAGGCCAAGGAGGAGGCCAAGGTCCGGGTGCTGCGCGACGCCGGGTTCGACATGGACCTGGGCGGTTCCGACATCACGTCGGTGCAGTACCAGAACGCGAACAACTCGGTCCGGGTGACCGACGAGTTCATGCGCGCCGTCGAGGAGGGCACCGACTTCGGCCTCCGCGCCCGGATGACCGGCGAGATCATCGACCGGACCGACGCCCGGAAGCTCTTCCGCGGCATCGCCGAGGCGGCCTGGAACTGCGCCGACCCCGGCATCCAGTACGACGGCACGATCAACGACTGGCACACCACGCCCGAGTCGGGCCGGATCAGCGCGTCCAACCCGTGCTCGGAGTACATGCACCTGGACAACTCCAGCTGCAATCTCGCGTCGCTGAACCTGCTGAAGTTCCTCGACGCCGACGACCGGTTCGACGCCGAGACCTTCGCGAAGGCCGTCGAGCTGATCATCACCGCGATGGACATCTCGATCTGCTTCGCGGACTTCCCGACCGACCCGATCGCCGACACCACGCGGCGCTTCCGCCAGCTGGGCATCGGCTACGCGAACCTGGGCGCGCTGCTGATGGCGACCGGGCACGCCTACGACTCCGAGGGCGGTCGCGCGCTGGCCGGGGCGATCACCTCGCTGATGACCGGCGCCGCCTACAAGCGCTCCGCCGAGCTCGCCGGGGTCGTCGGCCCGTACGAGGGCTACGCCCGCAACGCCCAGGCCCACCAGCGGGTCGTCCGTAAGCACGCCGCGGCGAACGACGGGATCCGCAGCTTCCCGGCGTCCAACCCGGTGCAGCAGCTCGCGTCCCAGACCTGGAAGCAGTGCCAGGAGATCGGCGAGGCGAACGGCTGGCGCAACGCGCAGGCGTCCGTGCTGGCCCCGACCGGCACGATCGGCCTGATGATGGACTGCGACACGACCGGCATCGAGCCGGACCTGGCGCTGGTCAAGTTCAAGAAGCTGGTCGGCGGCGGCTCGATGCAGATCGTCAACCAGTCCGTGCGCCGGGCACTGGACAACCTCGGTTACCAGGCCGAGCAGGCCGAGGCCATCGTCGAGTACGTCGCCGAGCACGGCCACGTGATCGACGCCCCGGGGATGAAGCCCGAGCACTACGAGGTGTTCGACTGCGCGATGGGTGATCGGACCATCGCCCCGATGGGGCACGTCCGGATGATGGCCGCCGCGCAGCCGTTCCTGTCCGGCGCGATCTCCAAGACGGTGAACATGCCCGAGCGGGCCACCGTGGAGGACGTCGAGCGGATCTACCTCGAGGGGTGGCGGCTCGGCCTCAAGGCCCTGGCGATCTACCGCGACAACTGCAAGGTCGGCCAGCCGCTGTCCGCGGGCAAGGGCGGCGACAAGAAGGCCTCCGGTGACACCGCCGAGGTCGAGAAGGTGACGGTCGTCGAGCAGCGGCCGATCCGCAAGCGGCTGCCGAAGAAGCGGCCCAGCGAGACCGTGTCGTTCACCGTCGGCGGCGCCGAGGGCTACCTGACCGCGGGCTCCTACCCGGACGACGGCCTCGGCGAGATCTTCGTGAAGCTCGGCAAGCAGGGCTCCACCCTGGCCGGCGTGATGGACGCGTTCTCCATGTCGATCTCGGTCGGCCTGCAGTACGGGATCCCGCTGGAGTTCTACGTCTCGAAGTTCTCGAACCTGCGCTTCGAGCCCGCCGGCATGACCGACGACCCGGACGTCCGGATCGCCACCTCGGTGCTCGACTACCTGTTCCGCAGGCTCGCGCTGGACCACCTGCCCTACGAGAAGCGGGTCCAGCTGGGCATCTTCTCCTCGGACGAGCGGTCGGCCCAGGTCGAGAGCGAGTACGGCTCGAACGGGGAGAAGCTCGACCTCGACGAGTTTCGCTCCTCGGTGCCGACCACCGTCGAGAAGAAGGACCCGGCCGTCGAGCCGGCCCCGGCCGAGGTCGGCAGCTCCACCGAGCTGCTCGAGCTGCGGCTGGGCAAGGCCGCCGACGCCCCGCTGTGCATGACCTGCGGGACGAAGATGCGGCCCGCCGGATCCTGCTACCTCTGCGAGGGCTGCGGCTCCACCAGCGGCTGCAGCTGA
- a CDS encoding alpha/beta fold hydrolase — protein sequence MAVHTSRRIRVDDRLGVVPPRGSELRFRTVHGYRRAFRVAGSGPAVVLVHGIGDSSATWEAVLPALARRHLVIAPDLLGHGNSEKPRADYSVAAYANGIRDLLGVLGIGRATLVGHSLGGGVAMQFAYQFPERTERLVLVGTGGAGPDVTPLLRAVSMPGAQALLAALQLPPVRWQAGLMIDALRLLGTDLGRDADDLLRVIDALPDATARAAFIRTLRAVVDWRGQVVTMLDRCYLTRGMPTMLVWGERDAVVPVEHAYTAHRAMPGSRLEIFGDTGHFPFHSDPARFVGLLEEFLSSTEPARWSPEQWRQLLRCPGPAPSGTRPGPVSAT from the coding sequence ATGGCGGTCCACACCTCCCGGCGGATCCGGGTCGACGACCGGCTGGGTGTCGTGCCGCCCCGGGGCTCGGAGCTGCGGTTCCGGACCGTGCACGGCTACCGGCGGGCGTTCCGGGTCGCCGGGTCCGGCCCCGCGGTCGTCCTGGTGCACGGCATCGGTGACAGCTCCGCGACCTGGGAGGCCGTGCTCCCCGCGCTCGCCCGCAGACATCTGGTGATCGCGCCCGACCTGCTCGGGCACGGCAACTCGGAGAAACCGCGGGCCGACTACTCGGTGGCCGCCTACGCCAACGGAATCCGCGACCTGCTCGGTGTGCTGGGCATCGGGCGGGCCACCCTGGTCGGGCACTCGCTCGGCGGCGGCGTGGCCATGCAGTTCGCCTACCAGTTCCCGGAGCGGACCGAACGCCTCGTGCTCGTCGGCACCGGCGGGGCGGGTCCGGACGTCACACCGCTGCTGCGCGCGGTGAGCATGCCCGGCGCGCAGGCGCTGCTCGCCGCGCTGCAGCTGCCGCCGGTGCGCTGGCAGGCCGGCCTGATGATCGACGCACTCCGGTTGCTCGGAACCGATCTCGGGCGGGACGCCGACGACCTGCTCCGGGTGATCGACGCGCTGCCCGACGCCACCGCCCGGGCAGCGTTCATCCGGACCCTGCGCGCGGTCGTCGACTGGCGCGGTCAGGTCGTGACCATGCTCGACCGCTGCTACCTCACCCGCGGGATGCCGACGATGCTCGTGTGGGGTGAGCGCGACGCGGTGGTGCCCGTCGAGCACGCCTACACCGCGCACCGGGCGATGCCGGGCAGCCGATTGGAGATCTTCGGCGACACCGGGCACTTCCCGTTCCACTCCGATCCGGCCCGTTTCGTCGGGCTGCTGGAGGAGTTCCTCTCCTCGACCGAGCCCGCGCGCTGGAGTCCCGAGCAGTGGCGGCAGCTGCTGCGCTGCCCGGGGCCCGCCCCGTCGGGGACCCGCCCGGGACCGGTCTCGGCGACCTGA
- a CDS encoding NUDIX hydrolase, with product MTDRYQVVPASYVLLLRGAGERTEVLLQLRANTGYMDDHWAAAAAGHVELGEDPLGAAVREAREELGVTIDPADLVPLTAVHRTHGNGRPVDERVDFFFTCRRWAGEPHAAETGKTAGLEWFGLAALPAATVPHERAVLDALREGGPAAIRSHGFA from the coding sequence GTGACCGATCGCTACCAGGTGGTCCCGGCGTCCTACGTGCTCCTGCTGCGCGGCGCGGGTGAGCGCACCGAGGTGCTGCTGCAACTGCGGGCGAACACCGGCTACATGGACGACCACTGGGCGGCCGCCGCGGCCGGTCACGTCGAGCTGGGCGAGGACCCGCTGGGTGCCGCGGTCCGCGAGGCCCGCGAGGAGCTCGGCGTCACGATCGACCCGGCCGACCTGGTCCCGCTCACCGCGGTGCACCGCACACACGGCAACGGCAGGCCGGTCGACGAGCGGGTCGACTTCTTCTTCACCTGCCGCCGCTGGGCCGGTGAGCCGCACGCGGCGGAGACCGGGAAGACGGCCGGGCTGGAGTGGTTCGGGCTGGCTGCGCTGCCTGCAGCGACGGTCCCGCACGAGCGGGCGGTGCTCGACGCGCTGCGCGAGGGCGGCCCGGCCGCGATCCGCAGCCACGGTTTCGCCTAG
- a CDS encoding methyltransferase domain-containing protein: protein MLPTDAASARRVAGTYDTAEAAVERERTLALLAARPGERVLVVGSGPGQLLSELADVVGPGVHGIDPDPVMVTLARRRCHTRAVVEQRALHGPGSLPDGPFDAVACLQVLEFLPDPGPAPAELRRVLRPGGRLLVLDTDWTSLHWPGPGQDRHHRIRDAWCSTVPRPRLPHELGPMLRAAGFTDEWSERAPMRGPASHGYGATLREMVAAAAPGRCGLSRADVDAWAAAVAACGDEPFSVDRWFLGATAA from the coding sequence ATGCTGCCGACCGACGCCGCGAGCGCTCGGCGGGTGGCCGGCACCTACGACACGGCCGAGGCCGCCGTCGAGCGCGAGCGGACGCTCGCCCTGCTGGCCGCGCGGCCGGGCGAGCGGGTGCTCGTGGTCGGGAGCGGCCCCGGGCAGCTCCTCTCCGAGCTGGCCGACGTGGTCGGACCGGGCGTGCACGGGATCGACCCGGACCCGGTGATGGTGACCCTGGCCCGGCGCCGCTGCCACACCCGTGCCGTCGTCGAACAGCGAGCGCTGCACGGGCCGGGTTCGCTGCCGGACGGACCGTTCGACGCCGTCGCCTGCCTGCAGGTGCTGGAGTTCCTGCCCGATCCCGGGCCGGCACCGGCCGAGCTGCGCCGGGTGCTGCGTCCCGGCGGGCGGCTGCTGGTGCTCGACACCGACTGGACGTCGCTGCACTGGCCGGGCCCCGGGCAGGACCGGCACCACCGGATCCGGGACGCCTGGTGCAGCACCGTGCCGCGGCCACGGCTGCCGCACGAGCTGGGGCCGATGCTGCGCGCCGCCGGGTTCACCGACGAGTGGTCCGAGCGGGCGCCGATGCGCGGACCGGCGTCGCACGGCTACGGGGCAACCCTGCGCGAGATGGTCGCCGCCGCGGCCCCCGGCCGGTGCGGGCTGAGCCGGGCCGACGTCGACGCCTGGGCGGCCGCGGTCGCGGCCTGCGGCGACGAGCCGTTCTCGGTGGACCGGTGGTTCCTCGGCGCCACCGCGGCCTGA
- a CDS encoding helix-turn-helix domain-containing protein, with protein MGAGIPEQRSGQDAPFLTVAEVAERMRVSRMTVYRLVHSGELPAVRFGRSFRVPPGSVESLIESARYTGS; from the coding sequence ATGGGGGCAGGGATCCCGGAGCAACGATCCGGGCAGGACGCGCCGTTCCTCACCGTGGCCGAGGTGGCCGAGCGGATGCGGGTGTCGCGGATGACGGTGTACCGGCTGGTGCACTCCGGTGAGCTGCCGGCGGTGCGGTTCGGCCGTTCGTTCCGGGTGCCCCCGGGCTCGGTCGAGTCGTTGATCGAGTCGGCCCGCTACACGGGGAGCTGA
- a CDS encoding transglutaminase-like domain-containing protein: protein MSGPTELDLAPGWFADSDAPVVRAYAERITAGCDGPVGRAVALFDAVRDGIWYDPFGVVTDPDDYRASRVAERPAAWCVPKAVLLTAAARAAGIPARIGFADVRNHLNTPRLRDRMGGADLFAWHGYSALWLDGRWVKATPAFNAELCARFGVEPIAFDGTADALMHEFDGSGARYMSYEHDRGTFHDLPLVDILATFRELYGESMFATPSTGRDAFTR from the coding sequence ATGTCCGGTCCGACCGAGCTCGATCTGGCACCCGGCTGGTTCGCCGACTCCGACGCGCCCGTCGTGCGCGCGTACGCCGAGCGGATCACGGCCGGATGCGACGGACCCGTCGGCCGTGCGGTGGCGTTGTTCGACGCCGTCCGCGACGGCATCTGGTACGACCCGTTCGGAGTGGTCACCGATCCCGACGACTACCGGGCGAGCCGGGTCGCCGAGCGTCCGGCGGCCTGGTGCGTGCCGAAGGCGGTGCTGCTCACCGCCGCCGCCCGCGCGGCCGGGATCCCGGCCCGGATCGGGTTCGCCGACGTCCGCAACCACCTCAACACGCCACGACTGCGCGACCGGATGGGCGGCGCCGACCTGTTCGCCTGGCACGGCTACAGCGCACTCTGGCTGGACGGCCGGTGGGTCAAGGCGACGCCCGCGTTCAACGCCGAGTTGTGCGCCCGCTTCGGCGTGGAGCCGATCGCGTTCGACGGCACCGCGGACGCACTGATGCACGAGTTCGACGGCTCCGGTGCGCGCTACATGAGCTACGAGCACGACCGCGGCACCTTCCACGATCTCCCGCTGGTCGACATCCTCGCCACCTTCCGGGAGCTCTACGGCGAGTCGATGTTCGCGACACCGTCGACCGGCCGGGACGCCTTCACCCGCTGA
- a CDS encoding MBL fold metallo-hydrolase codes for MSLPTVTDDDPSGDWTETGVFRSAPGVYRIPLPLPNDGLRAVNVYAVADADGWTLVDSGWAIDEARDLLAKSLAALGSGLGDVRRFLITHAHRDHYTLASVLRREYGARVLLGAGEQPNMAVVADTDREPDRTRLLRCGAVELVEEIGRGGPWPRPVPEEWQPPDEWIADRAVITLGEQADTRLLTAIETPGHTRGHLVFADEAHELLFAGDHVLPRITPSIGLQPAPVASPLGQFLDSLRLVRSRPDAALLPAHGPVGGRVHARVEELLAHHDVRLAQCRDAVVAGNPTAQDVARVLRWTRREHRFDDMDLFNRMLAVLETVAHLDVLADLGELVRTEAPDPQTGATLATYTA; via the coding sequence GTGAGCCTCCCGACCGTGACCGACGACGACCCGAGTGGCGACTGGACGGAGACGGGGGTGTTCCGCAGCGCCCCCGGCGTCTACCGGATCCCGCTGCCACTGCCGAACGACGGCCTGCGGGCGGTCAACGTCTACGCGGTGGCCGACGCGGACGGCTGGACCCTGGTCGACTCCGGATGGGCCATCGACGAGGCCAGGGACCTGCTGGCGAAGTCCCTCGCGGCGCTCGGCTCCGGGCTCGGTGACGTCCGCCGGTTCCTCATCACGCACGCACACCGCGACCACTACACGCTGGCCTCGGTGCTGCGCCGTGAGTACGGCGCCCGGGTGCTGCTCGGCGCGGGGGAGCAGCCGAACATGGCGGTTGTCGCCGACACTGACCGCGAGCCCGACCGGACCCGGCTGCTGCGTTGCGGTGCGGTGGAGCTGGTCGAGGAGATCGGCCGCGGCGGCCCGTGGCCCCGGCCCGTCCCCGAGGAGTGGCAGCCGCCGGACGAGTGGATCGCCGACCGGGCCGTGATCACGCTCGGGGAGCAGGCGGACACCCGGCTGCTGACCGCGATCGAGACCCCGGGCCACACCCGTGGCCATCTCGTCTTCGCCGACGAGGCGCACGAGCTGCTGTTCGCCGGTGACCACGTGCTGCCCCGGATCACCCCGTCGATCGGGCTGCAGCCGGCTCCGGTGGCCAGTCCGCTCGGTCAGTTCCTGGACTCGCTGCGGCTGGTCCGGTCCCGGCCGGATGCCGCGCTGCTGCCCGCGCACGGACCGGTGGGCGGCCGGGTGCACGCCCGCGTCGAGGAGCTGCTGGCGCACCACGATGTCCGGCTCGCGCAGTGCCGGGACGCGGTCGTGGCGGGAAACCCGACCGCGCAGGACGTGGCCCGGGTGCTGCGCTGGACCCGCCGCGAGCACCGGTTCGACGACATGGATCTGTTCAACCGGATGCTGGCGGTGCTCGAGACCGTGGCGCACCTCGACGTGCTCGCCGATCTCGGCGAGCTGGTGCGCACCGAGGCGCCCGACCCGCAGACCGGTGCGACGCTCGCCACCTACACCGCCTGA
- a CDS encoding DUF3145 domain-containing protein: MSTRGVVFVHSSPTAVCPHVEWALSGVLGTRVSLEWSAQPVASGQMRAECSWSGPAGSGSALASALRAWSMLRFEVTEEPSPGMDGERFMHVPGLGMWHGRTSANGDVVLPEDQLRAVMAENGGTGLSRRLDQLLGTAWDDELESFRFAGDGAAVTWLNHRVG, translated from the coding sequence GTGAGCACACGCGGAGTGGTGTTCGTCCACTCGTCGCCGACTGCGGTCTGTCCGCACGTCGAGTGGGCGCTTTCGGGCGTTCTCGGAACGCGGGTCTCCCTCGAGTGGTCCGCGCAGCCGGTCGCGTCCGGGCAGATGCGGGCGGAATGCTCGTGGAGCGGTCCTGCCGGAAGCGGGTCCGCGCTCGCGAGCGCGTTGCGGGCCTGGTCGATGTTGCGGTTCGAGGTGACGGAGGAGCCCAGCCCGGGGATGGACGGCGAGCGGTTCATGCACGTGCCGGGGCTCGGGATGTGGCACGGCCGCACCAGCGCGAACGGTGACGTCGTGCTGCCCGAGGACCAGCTGCGGGCGGTGATGGCGGAGAACGGTGGCACCGGGCTGTCCCGGCGGCTGGACCAGCTGCTCGGTACCGCATGGGACGACGAGCTCGAGTCCTTCCGCTTCGCCGGCGACGGCGCCGCGGTGACCTGGCTGAACCACCGGGTCGGCTGA